A stretch of the Lineus longissimus chromosome 10, tnLinLong1.2, whole genome shotgun sequence genome encodes the following:
- the LOC135494265 gene encoding serine/threonine-protein kinase Warts-like isoform X1: MNNYPAYLFHRDGTAAEKPVGGPPETPEALQASQSPTPSQGKPEGSPEAVVSSADSPPPSVVTVPSPISTTLLEKTKAQSIYGGNLGFLGAGHSGIRPRVRVGPVKGILPSYSPQPKAANYIYAYRPLTYSPGAGSNMSLTPSPGVDYSPYESREAAPGYQQYVQSVPYYQYAAAYAQAQAHAQAQAQQQGMPGYLPYSLPASAALAYQTAALQQQQQQQQQQQLQPAPSAYQLPPGYQAQAQAHAARMAYAPQQVAGLSPYASSQGIGASSLPQYMYAPMMGAGANPALYGSVVPGQAAASIYNPYQPIQPQED; encoded by the exons ATGAACAATTATCCGGCATACCTTTTCCATCGAGACGGGACAGCAGCTGAAA AACCTGTTGGTGGCCCTCCAGAGACGCCCGAAGCATTACAGGCCTCACAGAGCCCAACACCAAGCCAAGGTAAGCCGGAGGGATCGCCTGAAGCTGTCGTTTCATCAGCAGATAGCCCACCGCCATCCGTGGTGACCGTGCCCTCACCGATCTCCACCACATTACTGGAAAAGACAAAAGCGCAGAGTATATATGGCGGCAACTTAGGATTCCTAGGAGCCGGACACTCAGGGATTCGACCACGAGTCCGGGTCGGACCCGTCAAAGGCATTTTGCCGTCATATAGCCCCCAGCCTAAAGCAGCTAATTATATAT ATGCCTACAGACCTTTAACTTATAGTCCAGGTGCCGGGTCAAATATGAGCCTGACTCCATCGCCCGGTGTCGATTACTCACCATATGAAAGCCGGGAAGCGGCGCCGGGTTATCAACAATACGTGCAGTCCGTGCCATATTACCAGTATGCGGCAGCCTACGCCCAGGCCCAGGCCCACGCGCAGGCCCAGGCCCAACAACAAGGAATGCCTGGTTACCTTCCCTATAGCCTGCCAGCGTCAGCTGCACTGGCATATCAAACAGCTGCGCtacagcagcagcaacaacaacaacaacagcaacaactgcAACCAGCACCATCAGCGTACCAACTGCCACCTGGGTATCAGGCGCAGGCACAAGCACATGCGGCCAGAATGGCGTATGCGCCTCAG CAGGTTGCAGGTTTAAGTCCGTACGCAAGTTCTCAAGGGATTGGTGCAAGTTCActtccacagtacatgtatgcccCGATGATGGGTGCGGGTGCTAATCCGGCATTATATGGTAGTGTGGTCCCAGGCCAGGCAGCTGCTTCCATCTACAATCCCTATCAACCAATACAGCCTCAAGAGGATTG A
- the LOC135494265 gene encoding serine/threonine-protein kinase Warts-like isoform X2 — translation MNNYPAYLFHRDGTAAEKPVGGPPETPEALQASQSPTPSQGKPEGSPEAVVSSADSPPPSVVTVPSPISTTLLEKTKAQSIYGGNLGFLGAGHSGIRPRVRVGPVKGILPSYSPQPKAANYIYAYRPLTYSPGAGSNMSLTPSPGVDYSPYESREAAPGYQQYVQSVPYYQYAAAYAQAQAHAQAQAQQQGMPGYLPYSLPASAALAYQTAALQQQQQQQQQQQLQPAPSAYQLPPGYQAQAQAHAARMAYAPQVAGLSPYASSQGIGASSLPQYMYAPMMGAGANPALYGSVVPGQAAASIYNPYQPIQPQED, via the exons ATGAACAATTATCCGGCATACCTTTTCCATCGAGACGGGACAGCAGCTGAAA AACCTGTTGGTGGCCCTCCAGAGACGCCCGAAGCATTACAGGCCTCACAGAGCCCAACACCAAGCCAAGGTAAGCCGGAGGGATCGCCTGAAGCTGTCGTTTCATCAGCAGATAGCCCACCGCCATCCGTGGTGACCGTGCCCTCACCGATCTCCACCACATTACTGGAAAAGACAAAAGCGCAGAGTATATATGGCGGCAACTTAGGATTCCTAGGAGCCGGACACTCAGGGATTCGACCACGAGTCCGGGTCGGACCCGTCAAAGGCATTTTGCCGTCATATAGCCCCCAGCCTAAAGCAGCTAATTATATAT ATGCCTACAGACCTTTAACTTATAGTCCAGGTGCCGGGTCAAATATGAGCCTGACTCCATCGCCCGGTGTCGATTACTCACCATATGAAAGCCGGGAAGCGGCGCCGGGTTATCAACAATACGTGCAGTCCGTGCCATATTACCAGTATGCGGCAGCCTACGCCCAGGCCCAGGCCCACGCGCAGGCCCAGGCCCAACAACAAGGAATGCCTGGTTACCTTCCCTATAGCCTGCCAGCGTCAGCTGCACTGGCATATCAAACAGCTGCGCtacagcagcagcaacaacaacaacaacagcaacaactgcAACCAGCACCATCAGCGTACCAACTGCCACCTGGGTATCAGGCGCAGGCACAAGCACATGCGGCCAGAATGGCGTATGCGCCTCAG GTTGCAGGTTTAAGTCCGTACGCAAGTTCTCAAGGGATTGGTGCAAGTTCActtccacagtacatgtatgcccCGATGATGGGTGCGGGTGCTAATCCGGCATTATATGGTAGTGTGGTCCCAGGCCAGGCAGCTGCTTCCATCTACAATCCCTATCAACCAATACAGCCTCAAGAGGATTG A
- the LOC135494265 gene encoding uncharacterized protein LOC135494265 isoform X3, translating into MNNYPAYLFHRDGTAAEKPVGGPPETPEALQASQSPTPSQDAYRPLTYSPGAGSNMSLTPSPGVDYSPYESREAAPGYQQYVQSVPYYQYAAAYAQAQAHAQAQAQQQGMPGYLPYSLPASAALAYQTAALQQQQQQQQQQQLQPAPSAYQLPPGYQAQAQAHAARMAYAPQQVAGLSPYASSQGIGASSLPQYMYAPMMGAGANPALYGSVVPGQAAASIYNPYQPIQPQED; encoded by the exons ATGAACAATTATCCGGCATACCTTTTCCATCGAGACGGGACAGCAGCTGAAA AACCTGTTGGTGGCCCTCCAGAGACGCCCGAAGCATTACAGGCCTCACAGAGCCCAACACCAAGCCAAG ATGCCTACAGACCTTTAACTTATAGTCCAGGTGCCGGGTCAAATATGAGCCTGACTCCATCGCCCGGTGTCGATTACTCACCATATGAAAGCCGGGAAGCGGCGCCGGGTTATCAACAATACGTGCAGTCCGTGCCATATTACCAGTATGCGGCAGCCTACGCCCAGGCCCAGGCCCACGCGCAGGCCCAGGCCCAACAACAAGGAATGCCTGGTTACCTTCCCTATAGCCTGCCAGCGTCAGCTGCACTGGCATATCAAACAGCTGCGCtacagcagcagcaacaacaacaacaacagcaacaactgcAACCAGCACCATCAGCGTACCAACTGCCACCTGGGTATCAGGCGCAGGCACAAGCACATGCGGCCAGAATGGCGTATGCGCCTCAG CAGGTTGCAGGTTTAAGTCCGTACGCAAGTTCTCAAGGGATTGGTGCAAGTTCActtccacagtacatgtatgcccCGATGATGGGTGCGGGTGCTAATCCGGCATTATATGGTAGTGTGGTCCCAGGCCAGGCAGCTGCTTCCATCTACAATCCCTATCAACCAATACAGCCTCAAGAGGATTG A